The genomic window AAGATGAAGCCTTTGTAATCTCGATCTAGTCGTACTGTTAGGCGAGAAGTCCCTTAAAGTTCTTGAGTTTGAAGAAAGATACACCGACGTTGGAGGTTCGACGATATTGAATAAGAATGGAAGGAATTGCGGAGCAAAACTAAAATAAATTTTAATTAGGCGTACATTTCAACATATTACAAACGATTGTAATATTATCCTGTAAAAGCAAACATGATATCGTATAATTTATTTGGAGGGGTTGATATGGCGATAAATAAACTGATACAAACCACTGTCAGTCATAGGCATCAGACCGTTGTTCCTACATCTATAAGAAAAAATATAATATTGAAGAGGGTTCAAAGATTATCTGGGTGGATAAAGGAGAAAAAATAGAAATTATTCCGTTAAAATCATCTCTAAAGGAACCTTTCCGTGGAGCGGGCCGCGGTACCGGATTGTTGGAAGAACTTTTAGTTTATAGAGCAATTGAGAGAGAGCATGAACGGAAAAATGAATGAAGATGATAAAGATGTACAAAAATTTGTTTTTGATACAAGTGCCATACTCACATATTATCAAGACGAGGAAGGTTCGGACGTAATAGAAGAATTATTGGAAAAATCAAAAAGAGGCGAAGCAAAAATATATATATCTTCAATGTCTATCTTTGAACTGGCTTATATAACTATGGCAAAAAAAGCGAAGATAGAGCTATTAAACTAATATCTGAGGTAAGGCAGCTTGAGCTTGAAGAGGTATGGCTGGAGGAAAATATTTTGTTTAAAGCCGCAGAAATAAAATCTAAATGTAATGTGAGCGTGATTAGATTCTTTTATAGCAGCTCTTGCAAGCACTATGAACGCGACTTTGGTAGACAAAGACCCGGAGTTTGAAAAACTTTCTCCTGAAATAAATCGCATTCCTCTTAAGTATAAAGAGAGAAAAAGTAATTTTTATATTACCGTTACTTTGGTTATTATGCTTGCTGGGATATGGCGGTTGAAGGATGTATATGGGGTTGACTTAAATGGATGCAGGACATAAAATATACAGTATACAGAACATCTGCTAGAAAGGTTGAGAACTATGCGTTCGTTTAAGTCAGAGGTAGCATTGATAAAGCATGAGGTGCTCAAACAAATTGCGCGTCTTTTATTTGACGATAAGCTTGAAGATGAAGTAAACAGATTACCCAGGGTTCTGACGAGGGCGGGATTGACTCATTACCGGTGCTGTGTATACAAAGAAAGGGCGGTGCTTGCAGAAAGGATAAAGTTTGCCCTGGGTTTTTCTCCGAAAGAAGTAGATGAGGAAGAACGGTTAGGCCAGATAGTGAGGGAAAGGTTAAAAGGCCATAAAGTAAAGCTACCGATCATCGATATCATCGAAATCGCCTGTGACAGGTGTCCCATAGATAGGTATCTGGTGACCGATGCTTGCAGGGGATGCGTTGCCCATTACTGTGTTAATGCTTGTCCTAAAAAGGCTATAACTGTAGTTGGAAGGAGGGCTTATATCGACCAGGAGCAATGCGTGGAGTGCGGCAGGTGCAGCAAGGCATGTAAATTTCACGCCATCGTGGAGGTAAGCAGGCCTTGTGAGCGCTCGTGCCCGGCAGAAGCCATAAAGCCCGGACCTTCAAGAAACTCTATCATAGATAAGGACATTTGTACATCCTGCGGCACATGCAGTACCGCGTGCCCTTTTGGCGCTATAACCGACAAATCTGAAATCTGTGAGGTTATAGATTGGCTTAAAAGCGGCACAAAGGTTATAGCGGCGGTGGCTCCGGCCATCGCTGGCCAATTCGGGCCCAAAGTTAAAATTGGGCAGGTATTTTCGGCACTGATTCAATTGGGTTTTGCAAAGGTCGCGGAGGTGGCCCTGGGAGCCGATGAAGTGGCAAAGCTTGAGGCAGAAGAATTCAGACATCTAATAGAAGATAAAAATTGGCTGGTAAGTTCCTGTTGCCCGGCTTTTGTAAGCATGATCAAAAAACATTTTCCGGATCTTGTAGGCCACATTGCCCCGACACCTTCACCTATGGTGGTTTTAGGGCGTAAGCTTAAAGCCGAACTTCCCGACCACAAGGTGGTATTCATAGGGCCGTGTATTGCTAAAAAAGAGGAAGCAATGGTACAAGATAGCGGCATCGATGCGGTACTTACTTTCGAAGAACTGGATGCATTATTTGATGCAAAAAATATAAACCCGGCCGATCTAAACGAAATGCCACCCTCATTTGCGCCTGCTACCTCAAAAGGAAGAGGTTTTGCGGTAAGCGGCGGAGTAGCTGATGCGGTAAGCCGGGTTCTTGATGACGATGGTTTAAGTGGCATATTAAAGCCCGTCAGGGCGAGTGGCCTGGAGGAATGCAAGAAGATGCTTTCCCTTGCCCGGGCGGGAAAACTTGAAGGTAATTTCCTCGAGGGGATGGCATGTGAAGGCGGTTGTGTGGGCGGCCCGGCAGCTTTAGTAGAGGCAAACAAAGGCGCAAGAGCTGTAGAAAGTTAAAATTAAAAGATTTTTGATATAACTGGAAGATAAAGAGGGAACGGTATATGTCGTATCCCTCTTTTTTATTTTACATTCCTCCACCCCATCCAGACATCTGTCCCTGAAAAGGAGACGTGTCTCTTAATCTATTATATCCATTATATTGGTACAAAGAGTAATAAAATAGTATTATAAAATTATAAAAGAGAGGCAGGATATTTTAGACCGTTATAGAAAATAAATTAAATGATAAAGGCGCTCTCTGCAGCTTTTAGTGCAGTGAAAGGAATGGTCGTCATGATGCTGGAAAGATGCATAGATGTCTTGAAAAAGGGAAAGAGAGTCATATACATAGCTCCTTCTCGAGAGCTGGCGGAATACATAAGGCAGGAATTTATGACAGGATTCGGCGGGCTCATAAACACCGATGTCATAGTCATTGATGAGCTGGAGCAAAATTGTGCCAGGGAATTTCTGGGGACGAGGAGAATCTTGCCGGAAGATACCGGTATTATGGTATTAAAGGAAGTGATGAGGAACCTTGACCTAGAGGGGAAGCTTCATTTTTATAGGAAGGTTTATGCAAGATACGGTCTTTTGCAAGGCCTGCTTTCAACCATAAAAAAAATAAAAAGGCAGGCCCTTTCCCCCAAGGAGTTATTAATAAAAGCTCAGGATACTGGTGATAATATCCTGATAAAAAAAGCAGAAAATCTTACAGCCGTATTTGAAGCATATGACCGAAAACTTGAGGAACTCGGTTTTGTTGATATGGAAGATATGGCCCGTATAGCCATAGAAAATTCCGCAAGTTGTACATATCTTGAGGATGTGGAACTCATAGCGGTGGACGGCTATATCAATCTTGACAGGATAGATGTTAAGCTTCTAGAAAGCATTGTACAAAATAGATATATAAAGGTGATAGGTCATGTCCCTATGAACACGCCTTTTATCGACAGTTTCATAGAGGGTGAGATATATAAAGATTTTGCGAAAATAGGAGCGGAAATAGTAAAATATGACTTTTCCCGGGAAGGTTACTTTAAAAAGCTGGCAGCTTGCCTTTTTACCGGTGAAAGGCTAAAGGAGCCGCCTTCCGGTATCAGAGTCTTAAACGCTCCGTGCGTTTCGGATGAAATAAGGCAGGCAGCAAAAATCATCAAGTCTCTTTTATATGAGAAAAAAACTACTTTAGAAAATATAGCGGTGATTACCGGGGATGTCCAGGGTTATCGGGATTATATAGCACAAATCTTTGAAGAGATGAACCTTCCCATGAGCATGGGAAAATATGTAAAACTTGCAGCCGTACCTTTGATAAGGGATCTTTTTCTCTTTTTTTCCAAAGGAGCGGAAGCGGTAAAAGACGGCATTACATTTGAAACACCTTACATGTCGGTGGATGCCTGCAGCGCTGATTCAGTCGGCATAGCACAAATACATGGGAGGATAAATATTACAGATAAGATCACATACTATGTTGAAGAATTGATAAATATAATCGATGGGCTGAGGATCAAACAAAAGCTGAATGAATTGTACAGAAGCGGCAGGATCTCTTCAGATATATATGTAAGGGACTTAAAGGCATATATTTCACTGGTAGATATATTGATTAAGATAAGGCAGGAATATGCGAATTTTGACATTCAAGTCAACTCTGAAGATTTCCTGGAACTTTTCAAGAGACATATACAGGAGGCCACCATCTCCTTGAAAGGAGGGAATCCTGCGGGCATAAAGATTTTAGACCCCGACCTTTTAAAAGGGACCTGTTATGATTACATTTTTTTCCTGGGTCTAAATGAAGGGGTCTTTCCAAAGGCTCCAATAAAGGCAGGAGTGTTTACTTCCAGGGAAAAACAACTTCTTGCAAAGCTTGGAGTAAATCTGGAAAGTCCGGGTTGGGAACATGCCAGAGAAAAGATAAGGTTTATCTTGAGTGTAGCATCGGCTAAAAAAAGCCTTTTTTTAAGTTACAGGACCGCCGATGAGGACGGAAGTTACATTATAAAATCTCCCTTTCTGGAGGAGCTCATTTTTACTGCCGGTATTGATAAAGATTCCTCTGCTATAATGGACAAAAGGAGCATGAGGCAAAGGTTTTCCCCCGATATCGGTGATGCCTGGAGCCTGAATGAGGCCGCTGAAAAATTGATATTGGGAAGATTTGGGCAAATCACCGATACATCAGATAAAACAAGAGCAGAAACGTCAAAGGATAATATTGATAAAGCAGTTTCCAGGATATCGGGAGAGTCCTTTGACAATGCAGCGGCCCAACTTTCTGAAGAAACTCTGCCACCGATTACCGGCCTTTTTGAAAGTCTGAAAGAAAGAGCAGGGTGGCTTCGGTGGTAAAGCGGGCGCATGACATAGAAGAACAAAGGAATTCTCGAAGGTTTACAAATTACGACGGCAGGATCGGCCCCGAAGGGGCCCGTAGGTTCGACGAAGACTATTGTTTTAGCCCCTCCCGGCTCAACAGTTTCATTTATTGCCCCTTCAAGTTTTTTGTGGAGCAGGTGCTCCAGGTCCGGGTAGAAGATGACGAAGATGTGGTGCGCGCAAGAGACAGGGGCAACCTTTACCATGCCATACTGAAAAGATATTATGAAGGCTGCAAAGATGTGCATATCTTCGATGAGGAGAGGTTAAGGGAAAAGGCTGAAGGAGCCTTTAATGAGGCAGGGCTGACCGACGACGACATTGCGACCTTCATGTATAAAGATGAGATACTGGAAGTCTTAAAGAGATTTTTGATAAAGGATGCCGCATATCTTTCAGGTTACAGTGAAGTTACAGGGAAGATGCTGCAGCCACATTTCCTGGAAAAGTCCTTTTTTGATGATGAGATATTTGACGGTTTAAAATTTTACGCCCGGGTGGACAGAGTGGACCTGGAATATGACGGTAACCGCCCCACCGGCAGGTTTATCATTTACGACTATAAGACAAAAAACAGCAAGAACCTGCGAAGATGCCTAGAAGATAGAGATCTTCAGCTCATCATTTATTACCATCTGGTAAAAAAGGCCTTAATAAAGGATTTGGGTTTACCGGACCCCGAGTGCATAGCTCTTTTGTATTATAGTATTGAAGACGCCGGATTTGAGGGCATCATAGTGGATGAAGAAAGAAAAGCCTTGAGCAAGAACAGGGGAAATATGGATACTGTTTCCCGGAGCAATTTCGAGTTTGTGATGGACTATTTCAAAAATCTGGCAGTGCATGTGATTCGGGATATTAAAAAAGGTGATTTCGTGCTGCCTAAAAAGTGCTTTTCATATAACTCCTTTTCGGGGTATAAATGCAAGTATCAAAACGTATGTAGATTTGACGCTACAAGGGTATTGCAAATGAGGTGATTTATGTGGATATAGATAAAACCATGCGGGAATATGATGTAAATGAGGAACAGGCAAAAGCATTGGATGTAGAAAAAAACATAGCCCTTCATGCTGGAGCGGGTTCCGGCAAAACCAGGGTGCTTTCCCGAAGATTTTTAAGGCTGATGCTGGAAAAGGATGCGGATGTGGACAGTATCGTTGCCATCACTTTTACCAACAGGGCAGCTATGGAGATGAAGGAGAGGGTAAGGATATTAGTAAATGAAAAGATTTTAAAAGAAAAGGACCCGCAGCGACTTTGCAGGTTAAACGCTATAAAAGAAGAATTGCAGGCTGCAAACATAAGCACATTTCACAGCTTTTGCGATAAGATTCTAAGGGAGAACTGTTCAATGGCGGGTCTGGATCCCATGTACCGAATCATCGAGGATGTGGATAGGGAAACCTTACTGACAAAAATCATAAGACAACAAATTAATGAAATGATGGCCGACCGAAGTTTCGATGAAGATTTTAAAAAGCTTTTCGGATTGTATGGAACGGACTATTACTACAAAGAAGGCTTACTAAAAGATATAAAATATCTTTACAATAAAATGCGGGAAAAAGCCATGAGTGCGGATGAAGTAAAAGATAGCACCCTGGTCAATATCTCAAGGTTTTATAAGGAAAATGGAGAAGAATGTTTTGAAGAAGTCGACCTGCTGGAAAAGATAGAGATGTTTATCGTTACCATTTTAAAAAAGGTTGATGAAGTTTTTTCAAAATATAAAATGGAAAATAATCTGGTGGATTTTAATGATCTGGAGATATTTACCATAAGGCTGCTGGAAGACGAGAGTCTTCGGGAACACTATCGCCGGCGCTTTAAATATTTTCTGGTGGATGAGTTCCAGGATACCAACTGGGTACAGAGGAAGATACTGTATGCTCTGGTAATGGAAAAAGACGGCGCCATACCTCCCGGCTCCCTGTTTATCGTGGGTGATGTGAAACAGTCTATCTACGGTTTCAGGGGAGCGGATTATGAGGTTTTTAGTTCTGTAACGCAAAAGATAAGTGAAAATGGGGAAAAGCTGGAACTTTCCACGTGTTACAGGAGCCATCCGGATATTGTAAAGACAGTAAACAGCATATTTAAAAACCTGTTTACAAACTTTGTGCCCCTAAAGAATGTTGAAGGCTATCAGGGCCACGCCAGGGTGGAGTATGCCCTGGTAGAAAAGCAAAAAAAGGATAATGATTTGTGGAAAAAGGGTAAGGGCATCCTGAAAAAGGGAAGTCAGGAAGAAGTGAAAGATTTTTTGGATGAGTTTCTGGCTGATGGCAATGATGTACCGGAAGATAATAACCTTAAACAAGAGGCAAAAGATCTTGCTTTAAATATAAAGGCCCTTAGAAACAGCGGATTTGAATATAAGGATATGGCCATTTTGTTCAGAAGCAGGACAAATCTTTCAGGTTTTGAAGAAACTTTAAGGAAGAACGGTATCCCCTACTGTGTGATAGGAGGTATCGGCTTTTTCGAAAAACAGGAAATAGTAGATATGATGAATATCTTAAAATGCGTATATGACCCCGATGACAAAGCGGCCCTGCTGGGGGTTTTAAGGTCGCCTTATATAGGTGTTTCCGACGACTTGCTGCTGGAGATATTTGATAAATTGGATGACGGGGATAAATTAAAGAAAGTATTAGAAAAAAAGGCTTCAGGGGGATTAACCATACAGGAAAGAGGAGAACTTCCGGGATGTTTTGCAAAAACTGAAAGTGAAATTGTAATAAACGCATTAGAACTTTTAAACGAAATGAGGCAGAGGGCGTGTTACTATAATATATCGGATTTTGTCCTTCTTATCATTGAAAAGTTTCATGTAAAAGAGATTCTGTTATCTCTTAGAAACGGTGCCGCCATGTACAGGAATATAGAAAAGTTCATTAATATCGCCCGGGACTTTGACAGCAAAGATATATACTCGCCTAAAGATTTTCTTGACTATGTCCAAAACCTTCAGGAGGTTTCGAACAAAGAAGCCGAAGCCGTATTGGATACTGAAGACAGTAATGCAGTAAAAATAATGACCATCCATGCGGCCAAGGGATTGGAGTTTGAAGCCGTATTTATCCCGGAGATAGGAAGGGCCCTTTTATATAATGCAAAGCGCCATAAACCTTACTTTCAATTTTCCGGTGAATACGGTATCATAGCAAGATTCGATGATAAAATCACCGGAAAAAAGGGTACTGAAAATAAACTATATGATTTTGTTAGAGAAGAAGCCCTTGAAAGAGAGCTGGAGGAATCAAAAAGAATGCTCTATGTGGCCGCCACCAGGGCCAAAAGGTACCTTTGCTTTGTAGGGGAAGATGTGGAGCTAAAAGATGACGATAAACTCGATAGCTTCGTGAAGATGCTGAAGTCGGCGTTAAAAGGTGAAGAAACGATAGTGACCATGAGCGCAGGATTTAGCGAATCAGAAAAGGACAATGACGGTATTGACGGAATCATCGGAAACGCAGACAATTATGTAGATACTTGTATATATGCGGATACTAGAGCTGATGAGGGCAAAGATGTAATTCTTAATGTTGATAGCAGCGCCTATAAATATGTTCGTCCTGATGATGACATTGTAAAGGATATTTTAGAGAAAATCGAGTTTTCCCCGCATTATACCATCAAATCTTCCTTCAGCATCAGCAGATATTTCACTTTTAGAGATTGCCAAAGGAAATTTTTCTACATATACAAAGCCGGTCTTGATAGTTCGCGTTTTGAAAAGGATGTGGAAATGCTCGCTGGTGCCGACGGTCAAGCGTTTATTTCTGCATCGAGCGTTTTTCAGGGGGCGGTAAAGGGAAAGTTGATTCACTCGATCCTTGAGAGAATAAAGGAAAACGGCGGTGATATGAATGAAATAATAAAGCAATATGCAGGTTTGAATGCAGCAGATGAAATTGAGGAAATAAAGAGGTTAATAAAAAACTACAAAATCGCCGAAGCCAAATATGAAAAAATAAACCCTTATAGCAGGATAAAGACTGAAAGAGAAATCCCTTTTGCAGTGCCGCTCTATGAAGGAAAAGCAAAAACCGTTTATGGTGTGATTGATAGACTGGATATATTTGATAATAACGGTTCTCTGGAAGGGTGCCTGATAGACTACAAGACCAATAGGATAAATAGCCCGCAGGATATGGAAAGACTCATAGCCCATTATAGGCCCCAGTTTATTCTATACCATCTTGGGTTTGAAAGGCTATATCCAAGAATCCACGCTGGAATAAAGCTCAAAGGCATGTATATATTTTTCCTTGATGTGGGTGAGGTGGCCCAGGTAAGTTTCAATGCAAAGGAGAGGGAAGAATTTTTATCCAAGCTTGATTCCACCATGGAATTCATCGAAAGCCATGACAGTATGGAAGATTACTGGTGCAGGCCATCCTGTAATCATAAGTGTGAGTTTGCACTATTGTGCGAATAAATTTAAGTAAGCTTTCTATAACAAAAAGGTTTTTATACTAAAAAGGAATATAAAACAAGCAGGATTTTTAAAAATAGCATAGAAAAATACATATGAAGTAAACATATATATTGCGTTGATGTATCTGTTTGGGTCTTAAAAGGAATTGAACATGAAAAGAACCTGGAAAACGAGGAGGATAAAATGGACTTTGTTATGGACCTTTCGTTGCTGTCGAAAATACTTCCGGTAATATTCCTGTTTATCATAGGCCACTGGTTTAACCGCACTGGATTTATAACCCAGAACTCAGTAGGTGAGCTTAAAAAACTGGTTGTAAACGTATTTTTGCCATCGCTTCTTTTTATATCCTTTTCGAAAAGCAACTTCGAGGCCCGGTATCTCATAATAGTTGTCACGGTTTTCATCGCCTGCACCGCCCTGCTCGGCATGGGAATAGTTATTAAGAAGATGTTAAAAATCCAATCTCCGTATTTTCCAACGCTGTTGACGGGATTCGAAGCGGGGATGCTAGGATATTCGCTTTATGCCGGAGTTTTTGGAGCGGAAAATGTGTTTAAATTTGCGGTAATAGATTTGGGTCAGGTGACATTTGTATTTTTCGTACTTGTAAGTCTTCTGGTACAATATAAAGAAGGCAGAAAAAGCGGATTTTCCAGTATGTTTTCTTCATTTGCAAAGAATCCGGTCATTATAGCCATTTTTCTGGGCATTATTATGCAAAAAACCAGATTAATGGGCATACTTCAAAGTATACCGTTTACACAGGCCTTGCTTCAGACTTTAAGCATGCTTTCCAGTCTTACGGTACCTTTGATTTGTCTTGTAATTGGCTACGAAATCAAATTCGAAAAAGGCAGCGTGCAAAAATCAATTCAGGCTATAGGTTTAAGGTATGTTTTGCTGCTCCCGCTGGCAATCTTTATAAATTCTTTCATTATATCGAGTTTATTGGGACTTGATAGGGCTTTTTCCGCGGCGCTTATGACCATGTTTACCTTGCCTCCACCTTTCATCATCCCGCTGTATATTTCAGATGAAAACCTGGAAGAAAAACAGTTTGTGTTCAATACCATATCGCTCAGTACCATCGTGAGTATAATAATGTTCTTAATAGTGATAGGCACCAATACTGGATAGGCAGCCGCCTTATAGAGATGAAAAACCGCCAATCACATAACCGTAAATGGAGGAGATGACAGGAATGAAAACCATTACAATTGAAACTGCTGCAAGAACCGAAATGGTGAATATCACCAGGGAAATAGAAAAAGCGGTTAAGGAATCCGGAGTGCAGGATGGATTATGCTATATTTTTGTGCCACATACCACGGCGGGCATCACTATCAATGAAAATGCCGATGAGGATGTAAAGACCGATATTATTAAAGAGCTCAATAAAATTATCCCATACATGGATGATTACAGACATATCGAAGGCAACTCCGATGCCCATATAAAGGCTTCATTGATGGGAAGTTCGGTGACGGTAGCCGTAGAGAGAGGCCATCTGGTACTCGGCACATGGCAGGGCATATATTTTTGTGAATTTGATGGGCCGAGGAAAAGAAGAGTTTACATAAAAACGTTATGCTCATAGCAGCTTCAGCAGTAAAAAGTGCGATGAGAGAGTTTGTTTTAAAACAATTCGGGCAAAATATTCTAAATTTACTAGCAGGATTTTTGCAAAATTTGTCTAATTTATACGAAAAGGAGGGGAATGATTTTGAAAAATATTCTAATAAAATTCAGAATTAATACTTTACTTATTATTTTATTTTCTTTTGCAGCTTTTTTTGCAGGGAAAGTTTCAGGATTACCGGGGTATGTTTTTGAAGTTGTTATATGCCTGGGACTTGGGTCAGCGCTGTTTTTACTGTATTTACTGACAGGGTGTATTGTGCAGTTCGATTCATACATAAGGAAATCAATGGCATCTGCTTCCGAAGATGGTGCAACAGGTAAGAGAGGTTTGTTTATATTTGAAGAACTGGCTCAAACCATAAAAGAATTCATAGACAGGGTTAAAGGGATTAAGCGCGAATTGAAAATAGTGTCCGAGGAGGCTGTATACTTATCCGAACAACTTTCCCGAAGTGTAAAGGATGCGGACAGCTCATACAACCAGATAGTGGAATCCATACAGAATGTGGCTGGAGGGGCAGAGCATCAGGCAACGCTTTCCGTAGAGTCAAAAGAGCGGCTATCGGATTTGCTGGACAAATCCAACAGTACTCTTGCCAGAGCCCAGAGAACTGGTAAGGGATTCAAGGCTTTGCTGGATGTTTTGAATAATTCTTCCGATACGGTAAAACTTCTTATGGAAAACATCACAGCAAGCAGCAGGCAAAGTGAAGCCTTTGCCAGGGATATGGGTGAACTTACGGAAAAGAGCAGGAAGATAAGTGATATAACAGTCTCTGTGGAGAATGTGGCAGAACAGACTAATTTGCTGGCTTTAAACGCCGCCATTGAAGCGGCCCGGGCGGGAGAACACGGCCGGGGGTTTGCGGTGGTGGCGCAGGAAATAAGAAAACTGGCGGAAGAATCCAAGGTCCTGGCAAAAAACATCGGGGAAATTCTCGGGGAAATGGTGGATGGAGTAAATAAAAACCTTGAAAATACCGAGAAAAATTTAGAACGGTCGAAGAAAGATGTAGCCCAGGCCCAGCAGACCAGGGTTGCCCTTGAAAATGTTTTTAATACTGCCTATGAACTGGAAAAGGAAATAGCAGAAATAGAGAAAAATGCATCCGGACAGGCTCAAGAAGTAACAAAGATTGTGGATTCCTTCAATGATATTGTTAGAGTGACCGAGGAAACCTCGGCAGCCTCCCAGGAAGTTGCGGCAGCCAGCGAGCAGCAGAAAGCCACTCTGGAAGAACTTTCGCGCATGGCAGCATATCTCAAAGACACCCAGGCCAGATTGAACGAAATAATCAGGAGTTTCGGAAACGATATGGTCCTGGCGGAAGACAAGCAAAAAGCGGTAGAAAACCTTCTGGATGTTTTACGGAAAACGGCAGCGTCAAAGAAATAAGGATAATGGACAGGAATGAACACAGGAAGGCATTTGAGCATCTTCAGGCGGACCATCCTGAGTTTCAGATCCTTTATTCTGCTGCCAAAGGCAAGTTGTTTTATATAACCCGGCAGGTGGATATTGAGGATATTTCATTCAGGCCGTGGTATAGCGAAGCCATTAAAGGCAAATGTTATATTTCGGAGCCATATATACCGGTGGGGACCGATGATACCTGTATTACCCTTTCGGTTCCCATATTAAACGAGAACAAGGAAACGATAGGAGTTTTGGCTTCGGATATAAAAGTAAGAGACATTTAAATTATGTAAAAAGGCGCAAAATGCGCCTTTTTTTATCCTGCTTTCTTTTCGGTCTTCGTATCGGCTGAAGTGCTTGAACTTTCGGCCTTTCCGGCTTTTTCACCGATGTTTTCCACTGTTGAATGTTTTTTCTCATCTTTGTGGACATAATCCGTGATATGGAATCCCGAGCCTTTGAAGACCAGGCCCACATTGGGGCTGATAAGCCTCCTTACAGGGCTACCGCAGGTAGGACATTTTTGTAAGGGGGCATCTTTTATGGATTGTTCTTTTTCAAAGTCACCGCATTTTTCGCATCTGTATTCATAAGTCGGCATGATCATCCCTCCGTTTTCCATGATGTTACAAAATGAATTACAAAATTTTATACAACTTTTTATATACAACTTTTTCCCCTTTTTGTCAAGGACTTGACCGGGTGCCCCGATACCTGGATTTAATTATTTAAAAAATTTTTATATACAAAAGATATAGACTGGACCATTCCCTCAAAAGGAACCTGCCCCTGGCCATCGGCAGCATTTTTACTATTATCCCCGTGCTGGGATGGGCTCTGGAAGGACTAGTGGGAGCAGTGATAGGCATTATCGAGTGTGTCTTAGTAATCATCTATAAAGACGGCA from Biomaibacter acetigenes includes these protein-coding regions:
- a CDS encoding PDC sensor domain-containing protein; this encodes MDRNEHRKAFEHLQADHPEFQILYSAAKGKLFYITRQVDIEDISFRPWYSEAIKGKCYISEPYIPVGTDDTCITLSVPILNENKETIGVLASDIKVRDI
- a CDS encoding methyl-accepting chemotaxis protein, whose product is MKNILIKFRINTLLIILFSFAAFFAGKVSGLPGYVFEVVICLGLGSALFLLYLLTGCIVQFDSYIRKSMASASEDGATGKRGLFIFEELAQTIKEFIDRVKGIKRELKIVSEEAVYLSEQLSRSVKDADSSYNQIVESIQNVAGGAEHQATLSVESKERLSDLLDKSNSTLARAQRTGKGFKALLDVLNNSSDTVKLLMENITASSRQSEAFARDMGELTEKSRKISDITVSVENVAEQTNLLALNAAIEAARAGEHGRGFAVVAQEIRKLAEESKVLAKNIGEILGEMVDGVNKNLENTEKNLERSKKDVAQAQQTRVALENVFNTAYELEKEIAEIEKNASGQAQEVTKIVDSFNDIVRVTEETSAASQEVAAASEQQKATLEELSRMAAYLKDTQARLNEIIRSFGNDMVLAEDKQKAVENLLDVLRKTAASKK
- a CDS encoding UvrD-helicase domain-containing protein, which translates into the protein MDIDKTMREYDVNEEQAKALDVEKNIALHAGAGSGKTRVLSRRFLRLMLEKDADVDSIVAITFTNRAAMEMKERVRILVNEKILKEKDPQRLCRLNAIKEELQAANISTFHSFCDKILRENCSMAGLDPMYRIIEDVDRETLLTKIIRQQINEMMADRSFDEDFKKLFGLYGTDYYYKEGLLKDIKYLYNKMREKAMSADEVKDSTLVNISRFYKENGEECFEEVDLLEKIEMFIVTILKKVDEVFSKYKMENNLVDFNDLEIFTIRLLEDESLREHYRRRFKYFLVDEFQDTNWVQRKILYALVMEKDGAIPPGSLFIVGDVKQSIYGFRGADYEVFSSVTQKISENGEKLELSTCYRSHPDIVKTVNSIFKNLFTNFVPLKNVEGYQGHARVEYALVEKQKKDNDLWKKGKGILKKGSQEEVKDFLDEFLADGNDVPEDNNLKQEAKDLALNIKALRNSGFEYKDMAILFRSRTNLSGFEETLRKNGIPYCVIGGIGFFEKQEIVDMMNILKCVYDPDDKAALLGVLRSPYIGVSDDLLLEIFDKLDDGDKLKKVLEKKASGGLTIQERGELPGCFAKTESEIVINALELLNEMRQRACYYNISDFVLLIIEKFHVKEILLSLRNGAAMYRNIEKFINIARDFDSKDIYSPKDFLDYVQNLQEVSNKEAEAVLDTEDSNAVKIMTIHAAKGLEFEAVFIPEIGRALLYNAKRHKPYFQFSGEYGIIARFDDKITGKKGTENKLYDFVREEALERELEESKRMLYVAATRAKRYLCFVGEDVELKDDDKLDSFVKMLKSALKGEETIVTMSAGFSESEKDNDGIDGIIGNADNYVDTCIYADTRADEGKDVILNVDSSAYKYVRPDDDIVKDILEKIEFSPHYTIKSSFSISRYFTFRDCQRKFFYIYKAGLDSSRFEKDVEMLAGADGQAFISASSVFQGAVKGKLIHSILERIKENGGDMNEIIKQYAGLNAADEIEEIKRLIKNYKIAEAKYEKINPYSRIKTEREIPFAVPLYEGKAKTVYGVIDRLDIFDNNGSLEGCLIDYKTNRINSPQDMERLIAHYRPQFILYHLGFERLYPRIHAGIKLKGMYIFFLDVGEVAQVSFNAKEREEFLSKLDSTMEFIESHDSMEDYWCRPSCNHKCEFALLCE
- a CDS encoding secondary thiamine-phosphate synthase enzyme YjbQ, with the protein product MKTITIETAARTEMVNITREIEKAVKESGVQDGLCYIFVPHTTAGITINENADEDVKTDIIKELNKIIPYMDDYRHIEGNSDAHIKASLMGSSVTVAVERGHLVLGTWQGIYFCEFDGPRKRRVYIKTLCS
- a CDS encoding FmdB family zinc ribbon protein, whose protein sequence is MPTYEYRCEKCGDFEKEQSIKDAPLQKCPTCGSPVRRLISPNVGLVFKGSGFHITDYVHKDEKKHSTVENIGEKAGKAESSSTSADTKTEKKAG
- a CDS encoding AEC family transporter produces the protein MDFVMDLSLLSKILPVIFLFIIGHWFNRTGFITQNSVGELKKLVVNVFLPSLLFISFSKSNFEARYLIIVVTVFIACTALLGMGIVIKKMLKIQSPYFPTLLTGFEAGMLGYSLYAGVFGAENVFKFAVIDLGQVTFVFFVLVSLLVQYKEGRKSGFSSMFSSFAKNPVIIAIFLGIIMQKTRLMGILQSIPFTQALLQTLSMLSSLTVPLICLVIGYEIKFEKGSVQKSIQAIGLRYVLLLPLAIFINSFIISSLLGLDRAFSAALMTMFTLPPPFIIPLYISDENLEEKQFVFNTISLSTIVSIIMFLIVIGTNTG